One region of Wyeomyia smithii strain HCP4-BCI-WySm-NY-G18 chromosome 3, ASM2978416v1, whole genome shotgun sequence genomic DNA includes:
- the LOC129728243 gene encoding uncharacterized protein LOC129728243 codes for MDNQQFQQLLDHQTRMFEELFRGITATVNQQSIAATVSASRQPCTASVSVPQPSPLALEGDMEANFEFFEKSWRDYEKAIEMDRWSATDDPQKVSFLLAVIGEPARKKYFNFELTTNEQANLEAALLAIKQKVVAKRNIIIDRLDFFSAAQLSRETIDDFVSRLKTLAKIAKLGALETELITFKLVTANKWLHLRTKMLTIYDIDSSKAVDMCRAEKIAANRSLELGMPNADAEVKKIQKAKTKLPRCKFCGDQHEFAKGVCPAFGKRCHRCNGKNHFEKVCKINKKSRKQKPRRVKKINEKTSESEEDSSVGDESEEDSDHEYEIGKIFDSTSKGGGVSAQLDLKFAGAWQSVVCELDTGPNTSLIGHACLSKLIGNENPPLLPSEFRLQSFGGNPIKVLGQVKIPCRRMGKEYSLVLQVVDVDHRPLLSAKVCRVLGLVKFCKAVSLSEPKSSTSYSNLLNVYRIEAQQIVEAHKGLFVGYGKLAGKVSLECDKSISPLIQQPRRVPIALRGKLKQELFSLEKDGIIVKEPQHTDWVSNLVLVQRGNAQSKGIRICLDPVPLNKAIKRPHLQFITLDEILPELGKAKVFSTVDTKKGFWHVVLDEPSSKLTTFWTPYGRYRWTRLPFGISSAPEIFQMKLLEVIQGLDGVECIADDLLVYGKGNTYLEALIDHNKNLRNLMSRLEQRNVRLNHSKLKLCQTSVPFYGHVLTDQGLKPDESKISTIRNFPTPLNRKEVHRFIGMINYLSRFIPNLSMHITNMRKLISNSVSWQWTAVEEGEFKSVKELVSDIGILRYYNMNLPITIECDASCFGLGAAVYQQDGVIGYASRTLTATEKSYAQIEKELLAILFACIRFDQLVVGNPKVTIKTDHRPLINIFQKPLLSAPRRLQHMLLNLQRYTLTLEYVTGKDNVVADALSRAPLHDDITVDAYKKSNIYKVFEDLGNVKMSNCLSISDTRLSETMQATAKDSTMQLIIEYILNGWPTTADQVPDSVKIYFRYSQELSTQDGLIFRNDRILVPQPLRRKLIDICHASHNGIEATLKLARANVFWPGMSAQIKEAIQSCATCAKFAASQSNPPMMTHGIPVYPFQFVSMDVFFSDYQGTKRAFLVTVDHYSDYFEVNILKDLKPESVIAACKENFARHGKPQIILTDNGTNFVCRKMEEFAIEWDFQHTTSSPHHQQSNGKAEAAVKIAKRLLKKSEESGIDFWYALLHWRNIPNKIGSSPAARLFSRSTKCGIPTSAKNLFPKVVEGVPNSIEANRKKIKVRYDNSSKHLPDLQVGSPVYVQLNPEISKEWSRGTVSNRLSERSFQVEVNGAGYRRSLVHIKPCKDPTTIPNYSIPTKSSQQETISDSPVPNDTFFANDCHASNQSAPAAIDAASTALPDMPSATQRGFYSKEKRASLAKSPIVRPRRESRLPTKLKDYHVDLR; via the coding sequence ATGGATAATCAGCAGTTCCAGCAACTTTTGGATCATCAAACCAGAATGTTTGAAGAGCTTTTCCGTGGAATAACAGCGACAGTGAATCAACAATCAATAGCCGCTACCGTATCGGCTAGTCGCCAGCcatgcactgcaagcgtttcgGTACCTCAGCCATCGCCGCTTGCATTAGAAGGAGATATGGAAGCCAATTtcgaattttttgaaaagagtTGGAGAGACTACGAAAAAGCCATTGAAATGGACCGGTGGTCAGCTACAGATGATCCTCAAAAGGTTAGTTTTCTCCTGGCGGTGATCGGAGAGccagcaagaaaaaaatattttaattttgagcTCACCACGAACGAACAAGCCAACCTTGAAGCAGCCTTGCTTGCTATCAAACAGAAGGTTGTAGCTAAGCGAAACATAATCATAGATCGACTAGATTTCTTCTCGGCTGCACAGCTTTCAAGAGAGActattgatgattttgtttcacgtCTCAAGACTTTAGCTAAAATAGCTAAATTGGGTGCATTAGAAACCGAACTAATAACGTTCAAACTAGTCACTGCAAATAAATGGCTCCATCTTCGCACTAAGATGCTCACAATATATGATATTGACTCCTCGAAAGCAGTTGACATGTGTAGAGCAGAAAAGATAGCAGCCAATCGATCTTTAGAGCTAGGAATGCCGAATGCTGATGCGGAGGTTAAAAAGATACAGAAGGCCAAAACAAAGTTACCTCGCTGTAAGTTTTGTGGTGATCAACATGAGTTTGCAAAAGGTGTCTGCCCAGCGTTTGGAAAACGTTGTCATCGGTGCAATGGTAAAAACCATTTCGAAAAGgtatgtaaaataaataaaaagtctcGCAAACAGAAGCCACGACGAGTTAAAAAAATCAACGAGAAAACAAGCGAGTCAGAGGAAGATTCTTCCGTTGGTGATGAATCGGAGGAGGATTCAGATCACGAATACGAAATCGGAAAAATTTTCGATAGTACATCCAAAGGAGGAGGTGTATCAGCTCAGTTAGACCTCAAATTTGCTGGTGCTTGGCAATCAGTAGTATGCGAACTCGACACAGGACCGAACACGAGCCTGATTGGTCATGCTTGCTTGTCGAAACTTATTGGGAACGAAAATCCACCACTATTGCCTTCCGAGTTCCGTCTACAAAGCTTCGGGGGAAATCCCATCAAAGTTTTGGGACAAGTTAAGATTCCATGTCGTCGGATGGGAAAAGAATATAGTTTGGTGCTACAAGTAGTCGACGTAGATCATCGTCCCTTACTATCTGCAAAAGTGTGTCGTGTGCTAGGCTTAGTTAAATTCTGCAAAGCAGTTTCTCTGAGCGAACCTAAATCGTCAACATCATATAGCAATTTACTCAACGTTTATCGCATCGAAGCTCAACAAATTGTCGAAGCACACAAAGGACTCTTTGTCGGATATGGAAAACTAGCTGGAAAGGTATCACTAGAATGCGATAAAAGCATTTCTCCACTAATTCAACAGCCACGTCGAGTACCTATCGCTTTGCGAGGTAAGTTAAAACAAGAATTGTTTTCTCTCGAAAAAGATGGAATAATTGTAAAAGAACCACAACATACCGATTGGGTTAGCAATTTGGTTTTGGTTCAGCGTGGAAACGCGCAATCAAAAGGCATCCGAATTTGCCTAGACCCCGTTCCTCTCAACAAGGCAATCAAGAGACCCCATTTGCAGTTCATAACTCTTGACGAAATTCTCCCAGAGCTAGGTAAAGCAAAAGTGTTTTCGACAGTGGACACAAAAAAAGGATTTTGGCATGTCGTTCTGGATGAACCTAGCAGCAAGCTAACGACATTTTGGACTCCCTATGGACGGTATAGATGGACACGGCTTCCATTTGGCATTTCTTCCGCTCCTGAGATTTTCCAAATGAAGTTGCTGGAAGTAATCCAAGGACTTGACGGAGTAGAGTGTATCGCAGACGACCTGCTCGTGTATGGGAAAGGGAACACGTATTTAGAAGCATTGATCGATCACAACAAAAACTTGAGAAACCTTATGTCCAGACTTGAGCAACGTAATGTTAGACTAAACCATTCGAAACTAAAATTATGCCAGACTTCAGTACCTTTTTACGGACACGTGCTTACCGACCAAGGTTTAAAGCCTGATGAAAGCAAGATCTCAACTATTCGAAACTTTCCTACTCCTTTAAATCGAAAAGAAGTTCATCGCTTTATCGGTATGATAAATTATTTGAGCCGTTTTATCCCGAATCTTAGCATGCATATTACAAACATGCGGAAACTGATATCTAATTCCGTTAGCTGGCAATGGACTGCAGTTGAGGAAGGAGAATTTAAAAGCGTGAAAGAGTTGGTATCGGATATTGGAATACTACGCTACTACAACATGAACCTGCCGATAACCATCGAATGTGACGCGAGTTGCTTCGGTTTAGGAGCTGCCGTATATCAACAGGATGGAGTTATTGGATACGCTTCCCGAACGTTAACTGCCACAGAGAAATCGTATGCTCAAATAGAGAAAGAACTACTGGCCATTTTGTTTGCTTGCATCCGTTTCGATCAATTGGTTGTGGGAAATCCTAAAGTCACTATTAAGACGGATCATCGGCCactcataaacatttttcagaagCCACTGTTATCAGCCCCGCGTCGACTTCAGCACATGCTGTTGAATCTCCAGCGGTATACATTAACGTTGGAATATGTGACTGGCAAAGATAATGTGGTTGCCGATGCTCTATCGAGGGCCCCGCTTCACGACGATATTACTGTAGACGCATATAAGAAGAGCAACATATACAAGGTCTTCGAGGATTTGGGAAATGTCAAGATGAGCAATTGCCTAAGTATTTCGGATACTCGCTTAAGCGAAACAATGCAAGCAACAGCAAAAGACTCGACGATGCAGCTTATCATCGAATACATCCTGAATGGTTGGCCAACAACGGCTGACCAAGTGCCCGATAGTGTGAAGATTTATTTTCGTTACTCGCAAGAGCTGTCCACCCAAGACGGACTTATTTTCCGGAACGATAGAATCCTGGTACCGCAACCTTTGCGCAGGAAGCTCATTGATATTTGTCACGCAAGTCATAACGGAATTGAAGCTACGTTGAAGCTGGCTCGAGCGAATGTCTTTTGGCCAGGAATGAGTGCTCAGATAAAAGAAGCTATCCAGTCGTGTGCAACATGTGCTAAATTTGCTGCATCTCAATCCAATCCGCCTATGATGACTCACGGCATTCCAGTGTACCCTTTTCAATTTGTTTCCATGGATGTGTTTTTCTCTGATTACCAAGGAACTAAGAGAGCATTTCTTGTGACAGTTGACCATTACTCGGATTACTTTGAAGTTAATATCTTGAAAGATTTGAAACCTGAATCAGTTATAGCCGCCTGCAAGGAGAACTTCGCCCGTCACGGAAAGCCACAAATTATACTAACAGATAACGGTACGAACTTCGTTTGCCGAAAGATGGAAGAATTCGCCATCGAATGGGATTTTCAGCACACTACATCATCTCCTCATCACCAGCAATCTAACGGGAAAGCGGAGGCAGCCGTGAAGATCGCTAAACGTTTACTGAAAAAGTCAGAAGAGTCGGGAATAGATTTTTGGTATGCTCTTTTGCATTGGCGGAACATACCCAATAAAATAGGTTCCAGTCCAGCGGCCCGTTTATTTTCGAGATCCACGAAGTGCGGTATACCGACATCGGCGAAAAATCTATTCCCAAAGGTTGTCGAAGGTGTTCCGAATTCTATCGAGGCAAACCGGAAGAAAATTAAAGTTCGCTATGACAACTCAAGTAAACATCTACCTGATCTTCAAGTTGGATCGCCAGTATATGTGCAGTTAAATCcagaaatttcaaaagaatGGTCTCGTGGCACTGTGTCGAATCGCTTAAGTGAACGTTCCTTCCAGGTGGAGGTAAATGGTGCAGGTTATCGCCGTAGCTTGGTCCACATTAAACCCTGCAAAGATCCTACCACAATTCCAAATTATAGTATTCCAACGAAGTCGTCTCAGCAAGAAACTATTTCTGATTCGCCTGTTCCGAATGATACATTTTTCGCGAATGACTGTCATGCATCGAATCAGTCAGCACCTGCTGCGATTGATGCAGCATCGACTGCGCTCCCCGATATGCCTTCTGCGACACAACGTGGTTTTTATTCAAAAGAGAAACGTGCTTCATTAGCTAAAAGTCCCATCGTACGACCAAGAAGAGAAAGTCGTCTACCAACTAAGCTTAAAGATTATCATGTAGATTTAAGATAA